The genomic interval CCAGACTTCCGCCGGCTCCCAAGGACACCACGATGGCCAAAATGACAATGCCCAAAATGTCGTCGAGCACGGCGGCGCCGATCACGATCTGGCCCTCCCGGGTGCGCAGATAACCGAGTTCACCGAAAACACTGGCGGTGATGCCGATGCTGGTGGCCGTCATCGAGGCACCCGCAAAGATCGCTGGGATTGCATCAACGTGGAAGATTGCCATCAGGCCAAGGGTGCCGAGGGCAAAGGGCAGCACCACACCCACCACGGCGACGCTGAAGGCCTGGGCACCCACCGCCATCAATTCTTCCAGCTCGCTCTCGAGACCTGTAAGGAAAAGCAGGGAGTAGAGCCCCAACGTGGCCACCGCCTGCAAAGCTCCGAAGCTCTCGTTGTAGAGAGTTGGGATTTCGTCCACCGGCACATGGGACAGGCCGGAGACCACCTCGGAAAAAGCGCCAGAGAGCTGCACCTGAGTCTCCGGCGGCACCAGGAGATGCAAACCCGAGGCACCGATCAGCACGCCAGCCAGGAGCTCCCCAAGGATGGTGGGCAGCTCGAAACGCACCAGCACCTCGGCGAGGGTGCGGGCCGCCACGAAGATGAGCATGAAGCGAAGGACGCCGATCAGCGTTTCCGCCAATTCGAGGTCATGACTGCTGATTTCGCTCAGCAGGGTGGGCAGCAGCATCACGCCGGGCATTTCTCACGCCGAACCTTAATGGTGATTCCGCCGCTGAACTGTTCGCTGGACGATCCCAATTGACCGGGAATGCTGTAGAAGCACGCTTTTTTGCAGGCAGCCCCAGTTGTGATCGCTACGGTCCGAGTAATTCATTGAGTTGGGCTCCGAGCACCCCTGGCCTGACGGTGATTCCACGCTCCTTGGCTCGCTGACCCCCCATGACCACGTCCCAACCGTTCGATCTGCGTCTGCCGACCCCCGGCTGTCACAACGACCCCGAACGCGCCGGCCTCGATGCCAAGAGCGTGTTCGACGGCATGACGGAGCACCTGTTCTTCACCCTCGGCAAACTCGCCCCCACTGCCAGCCGCCATGACCTCTACATGGCCCTGAGTTACGCGGTGCGCGACCGCTTGATGATGCGATATCTGGCCACCACCGAAGCGATGCGGGCCCGCCCGCAGAAATCGGTGGCCTACCTGTCGGCGGAATTCCTGATCGGCCCGCAGCTCCACAGCAACCTGCTGAACCTGGGGATCCAAAAGGAGGCCGAAGAGGCACTAAAGAATTTCGGCATCGAGTCGTTGCAGCAAATCCTTGATGTAGAGGAGGAACCGGGTCTGGGCAACGGCGGTCTCGGTCGCCTGGCGGCTTGCTACATGGAGTCGCTGGCGAGCCTGAAGATCCCGGCCACCGGTTACGGCATCCGCTACGAATTCGGCATCTTCGACCAGCTGATCCGCGATGGCTGGCAGGTGGAGATCACCGACAAATGGCTCAAGGGTGGCTGGCCCTGGGAACTGCCGCAGCCGGATGAGGCCTGCTTCGTCGGCTTCGGTGGCCGCACCGAGAGCTATATCGATGACAAGGGCAACTACCGCTCGCGCTGGATCCCAGCGGAGCACGCGATTGGCATCCCCCATGACGTGCCGGTGCTGGGCTACCGGGTCAACATCTGCGATCGGCTGCGACTCTGGCGTGCCGATGCCACCGAAAGCTTCGACTTCTATGCCTTCAACATCGGCGACTACTACGGCGCCGTTGAGGAAAAGGTGGGCAGCGAGACGCTCTCCAAGGTTCTGTATCCCAACGACGGCACCGACGAAGGGCGGCGGCTGCGCCTGAAGCAGCAGCACTTCTTCGTCAGCTGCTCACTGCAGGACATGCTGCGCAGCCTCGATAACCGAGGACTGGCCGTCGAAGACTTCGCCAAATACTGGACGGTTCAGCTCAATGACACCCATCCGGCCATCGCCGTGGCAGAGCTCATGCGCCTGCTGATTGATGACCGGCATCTGGAGTGGGACAAAGCCTGGGATATCACCTCACGCTCCGTGGCCTACACCAACCACACCCTGCTGCCAGAAGCTCTGGAGAAGTGGGATCTCAACCTGTTCAGCAGCCTGCTGCCCCGCCACCTCGAGCTGATCTACGAGATCAACAGGCGCTTCCTGCAGCAGGTGCGACTGCGCTATCCCGGCAACGACGCGATCCAGCGCAAGCTCTCGATCATTGATGAGGAGGGCAGCAAAGCGGTACGCATGGCTCACCTGGCCACAATCGGAGCACACCACGTCAACGGTGTGGCAGCTCTCCACTCCGATCTAGTGAAAACCGACCTGCTGCCGGAGTTCGCAGCGCTATGGCCGGAGAAGTTCACCAACGTCACCAATGGCGTCACCCCGCGGCGCTGGGTCGCCTTGGCCAACCCCGAGATGTCTGCCCTGCTGGATGAGCACGTGGGACCAGACTGGGTCTCCAACATGGAGAACCTGCGCAAGCTGGAGGAGCGGCAGAACGACCACGGCTTCCTCGAGCTCTGGGGCAACACCAAGCTGTCGGTGAAGCGCAAGCTGGCCACTTACATCCACCGGAATACAGGTGTGCTCGTGGATCCCGCCAGCCTGTTCGACGTGCAGGTGAAGCGCATCCACGAATACAAGCGCCAGCACCTCAATGCCCTGCAGGTGATTACCCAGTACCTGCGGATCAAGAACGGCCAGACCGATGGCATGGCACCTCGCACTGTGATCTTCGGCGGCAAGGCCGCTCCCGGTTACTACATGGCGAAGCTGATCATCCGCTTCATCAACGGCATTGCCGACACCATCAACGCCGACCCCGACATGGATGGCCTGCTGCGGGTGGTGTTCCTGCCGGACTACAACGTGAAGCTGGGCGAGCAGGTCTACCCCGCCTCCGACCTGTCTGAACAAATTTCCACTGCCGGCAAGGAAGCCTCCGGCACCGGCAACATGAAGTTCGCCATGAATGGTGCCCTCACCATTGGCACCCTCGATGGCGCCAATGTGGAAATCCGAGACCTCGTCGGTGCCGAGAACTTCTTCCTGTTCGGCAAGACCGTGGAGGAGATCACAGCTTTGAAGCAGAGCGGCTACCGCCCAAGCGACGTGGTCGCCGCGCTGCCTGAACTGCAAGAGGCCCTGCGGCTGATCGAGATGGGCCACTTCAGCAACGGCGACGGCGAGCTATTCCGCCCTCTGCTCGACAACCTCACCGGCAACGACCCCTTCTATGTCATGGCCGACTACGCCGACTACCTCCGGGCCCAGGAGGCAGTCAGCCATGCCTGGAGCGACCGGATGCACTGGAATCGAATGTCGCTGCTGAACACGGCTCGCACAGGGTTCTTCTCCTCCGACCGATCCATCAGTGAGTACTGCAACAACATCTGGGCCGTGGATCCACTCAACGTGGAGATCACCTGCGACGTGCGCTGATGGGCGACCTCTGCCTGGTGATCAATCTGGGCAGTTCAAGCCTCAAGGCGGCCCTGGTGAACTCCACCGGGGCTTTCGTCTGGAATGAGGGGCAGGATCAGAACACATGACCTGCAGCTTCAAGAGGAACTGGGACAGGCCTTGAGCTGGTGGGGAGACTTTGACGTGATTGTGGTTCCCGCCGATGAAGCAGGAATGATTGCTCGGTTATGCCGGCGCCACAGCACCCCTAACAACTCCTCTAATGCACAGCTGGATCAGCTGCGATCGGGTAAGTCGGGCGTCTGATGCAACAGACGGTTGAGCCGGAGCCGATCCACATTCAACGGGTCAGGAGCCAACTCACCGGCAAGTTCGCGGAACTTCTGTTCGATCTCCTCAGGGACGCGAACATCAAACACGCGTTCCATCAAGGCCTCGATCGAGAACAGATGGGCGTTGATGTTCTCCAGATCAGCAATGGCCTGCTGAAGTGAATCTCCCGATTCCTCGGGCAGTGGGGAACTCGGTGCTGCCGGCTTGGCAGCTGCATCAGCGGTCTGGCGGGAGCTGTGCTGTCTCTGGAGATCTTCCAGAACACGACCAGAAAGGGTGCGAAACGATTGAAGGGCTGCCCAGTTGAGCTCCTGCTGCTGACGAAGCGTGGGCGATTCCCGGATCAGCCGGTCATGCTCTCGGTAAAACCGTTGGCAATCCGGGCACTGGCAGGGCTCTTCCGGCAATGCAGTCCCTCGCGGTCATCTACCACTATGCCACCGATCAAGCTGCCTGCTGTCCCAGATCCTCTTCAGACTGAGGTCCATCCTCTCCAGCCGTGTCGGGCAGCGGGATCTCAATGGAGGAGACCACACCGATCACATCCCGCAGCCGCATCGAATCGGCGAACCACCCCATGGCCTGTTCAGTGTCACCCCGACGTTCGGCATCACTGGCTTGATCTTCATGGGCTTCCGCCAACAGAGCCAGCCAGCAGAGGCAACGGGCCTGAACCACCGATAGATCCAGATCCGTGGGCTGGGACTCCGCAATCCGCTCGCTTTCCTGCTGCACCAACAGCCGCAGACGTAGATCGTGAAGCTGGGTCATGGCACCCACACGGTTGAAGCAACCCTAGCGGTGGTGAGCGATCTGCCCACCCCACCAGATGTAGCGTTAACTACTTCTTCAGCGATTCTCACGGGGCTGGCGGGACTCGAACCCACGACCTACGGTTTAGGAAACCGTCGCTCTATCCAGCTGAGCTACAGCCCCAGACCTCTGAATTATGCCCACGAGGCATGATGAGATCTGAAAGCAGGCGAGGTGGTTGCGGCCGATCTCTTTGAGTGTCGGCTGAGGAAAGTCCGGGCTCCCTGATGGCCAGGCTTGCTGGGTAACGCCCAGTGCGGGTGACCGTGAGGAGAGTGCCACAGAAACACACCGCCGATGGCCGGTTCGCCGGCACAGGCAAGGGTGCAAAGGTGCGGTAAGAGCGCACCAGCAGCATCGAGAGGTGCTGGCTCGGTAAACCCCGGCTGGGAGCAAGGCCAAGGAACGACGGCTGGCCATTGGCCCCGTTCCGCTTGAACGCGCCGCTTGAGGCCGTCGGTAACGGCGGTCCCAGATAGATAGCCACCCACCCTCTGCAGACAACCTCTGTGGTGGCGTGAACAGAACCCGGCTTATGTCCTGCTTTCAACCCCTTATCAGCGTTGCTCAGGAGTGCCTGTGGATTCATCCCGCGCCGCAGAGCTCGCCGGCCTGATCCAGCGCCTGCACGCTGAGATCCCGATCGAAGCGGAGTTGCTGGTCCAGGTGGATCAAGCTCTCACCCACGTGTCGACCGGTCGCGCCCGCAACCTCGAACGGCTGGAGTTTCTCGGGGATGCGGTGCTGCGGCTTGCCGCTACCGAATTCATTGACCGCAACCACCCCCATCTCGCGGTAGGGGCCTGCTCCAACCTGCGGGCCCAGCTCGTCAGCGACCGCTGGCTAGCGGAGGTGGGTGCAACGCTTTCCATCGAGACACATCTGCTGCTGGGGCGACACGCCGAAGGGGATCGTTCCGCTCAGGCCAGGCTGCGGGCCGATGCCACCGAGGCGCTGATCGGAGCCTTGTACACCGCCCTTGGCGACCTGCAGGCGATTCACCGCTGGCTCACTCCCCACTGGCGTGTCACAGCCGAAGCGGTACTGGCCACCCCCCATCAATACAACGGCAAAACAGCCCTGCAGGAGTGGAGCCAGGGCCTGGGCCTGGGACTACCCCACTACATCACCGAGGAATGCAGCCTCCAGCACGGCGACCCCGAACGCTTCCTCTGCCGGGTGAGCGTCAGCAACAAAGAGCTGGCCGAGGCCAAGGGCCGCTCCCGCAAGGAGGCCGAACAAAACGCAGCGGTAGCCGCCCTTCAGAGTCTGGAGGGCAGGGACGCACCACAGGCATCGCAATGACGGGCATCCTTGCGGTGCCCCTGCCGTCCGCAATTGCCACAGGTCAGATCCACACCTCGCTGCTGGTGATGCCGCACCCCCGACACGGTCAAGATTCCAGTGGGGATGGCAATGATTCCGAAACCCAGCATCATCACCGCTGAGGCCAGCAGCCGCCCCAGCTCGGTCTGAGGGACCACGTCGCCGTAGCCCACGGTGGTCATGGTCACAATCGCCCAATAAACGCCGCTCGCCACTGTCTGGAACTGGGAATCCGGCCGGGCGCTCTCGATCACAAAGATGCTGTAGCCGAGCACCACTTGCAGCAGAAAGACAAAGAACAGGAAGACGCCAATGGTGCGGGCACTGCCCCGCAGCGCCTGGCCCAGCACGCGGGCCTCATCAATGAACTTGAGCAGCTTGAACACCCGCAGGATGCGGCCGAACTTGAACACCCACAGCAAGAGCTCGCTGCGCACCTGTGGCACGAAGAAGAACAGCACCGCTGAGGCGTCAATCAATCCGGTGAAGCTGAACAAATAGCGCCGGGGCTTCTCCACCAAGGCCAGATGCAGCACGAAATCCGCCGCAAACACCGCAAGACAAACGTTTTGAACCAGATCGATCCAAAGCACATTCGTCTGGCGCAGGGCTGAGTTGCCCAAGGGGTCGGGCTCCAGCAGCAACGCCAGAACGCTCAACAGAATTGCCCCGAAAATGACGGCGTTGTAGGCCTTGCCCGCTGGGGTACTGGCTTCCAGCACCGTGGCCCGCAGGCGTTGTCGCAGGCTGCGGTCTGCGTTCATCGCCCTAGGCCGGCTGGAGGTCTTTCAAACGCAAGGTCACCAACTTGTCCCAGTTACCGCCCTCAAACAAAACGGCTGCACGGTCACCGCTGATCCGCTGCACGAAGCCGGTGTAGCCGTTGTAAATCGAGGTGGCATCAGCCACGGTCACCGTGGAGCCAGGAAGGATCGGAGCAGGTGCAGACGCCATGGCTCGGTCTCGGACGGATCTGGCGCCATTATCGGCAGAGTGTGCTGCGGATGGAATGGCAGAAAGCGACGACTGGCTGAGCGTCGGCAAAATCGTGGGGGTCCAGGGGCTGCAGGGGGAACTGCGGGTCAACCCCGCCAGTGATTTCCCAGAGCGCTTCACGGCACCGGGGCCCCGATGGCTGCGCAGCCGCCAAGGGGGGGAGCCCAAGGAAATCCAGCTCAAGAAAGGCAGGCAACTGCCGGGCAAGTCGCTATTCGTGGTGCGGTTGGAAGGAATCGATAATCGCAGCGCCGCCCAGGCCCTAGTGGGGCAGGAGCTGCTGGTGGCGGGAGACGATCGGCCTGAGCTGGCGGAGGGGGAATTTCACCTGCTCGATCTAGTCGGGCTGGAGGCACGGCTCACAGCTGATGGCCCAGCCATCGGCACGGTGACTGACCTGATCAGCGGCGGCAACGATCTGCTCGAAATCAAAACCGCCGATGGACGCAAGCTTCTGATTCCATTCGTGGAAGCGATCGTTCCGGAGGTGCAGCTCGAGGACGGCTGGCTGCTCATCACCCCGCCGCCGGGCCTGCTGGAGCTCTAACGCGAATCCATCACCTCCAGGGCATCGACAGAAGCCCCTGAGGCAAGCGAATCTGGGTCACCGCCTTCAGGACGAGATGGCCGCCACACCGCTGATTCCTGTGATCCTCTGCGGAGGAACCGGCACGCGCCTGTGGCCGCTGTCGCGAGCGAGTTATCCCAAGCAGTACTGGCCGTTAAGTGGTGACGGCGAAGCGACGCTGCTGCAACAGACCCAGCAACGCCTCAATGGTCTGGAGGCCCTCGCGGCTCCGCTGTTGCTCTGCAACGAAGATCACCGCTTCATCGTGGCCGAACAAATGCGGCAGATCGGGGTCGAGCCGAACGCGATCCTTCTGGAGCCGATGGGCCGCAACACCGCCCCCGCCGTGACGGTGGCTGCACTGCAGGCCACGGCCAACGGCGACGACCCCCTACTGCTGGTGCTGGCGGCCGATCACCTGATCCGCGATGCCGCCCAATTCCGCCGGGCCATCGACGCTGGACGCAAACCGGCCGAGGAGGGGCGCCTAGTGACCTTCGGCATCGTGCCGACAGCACCAGAAACCGGCTATGGCTACATCGAGGCCAGCGAACCGTTCTCGCTCAATGGACCCGAGCATGTGCCGATCAAGCGGTTTGTGGAGAAGCCCGACCAAGCAACGGCAGAACAATTCCTGGCCACCGGCCGCTTCACCTGGAACAGCGGCATGTTCCTGTTCCGGGCCAGCGCCATGCTGGCGGAACTGGAGCGGCTGGCCCCGGAAGTGGTGAGCTGCTGCCGGGCGGCTCTTGAGCAGGACACGGCTGACCTGGAATTCCATCGGCTGGAACGGGAGGCCTTTGCCAAGTGCCCCAACGTGGCCATTGATGTAGCCGTGATGGAAAAAACGGAACTGGGCAGTGTGCTGCCGCTGGATGCGGGCTGGAGCGATGTCGGCAGCTGGAGTGCCCTTTGGGAAACCTCAGAACAACGTGATTCCCAAGGGAATGTGCTGCAGGGCCACGTGATCTCCGAAGGCAGCCGGAACTGTTACTTGCGCAGCGAACACCGCCTAGTGGTGGGGCTAGGGATCGAGAACCTGGTGGTGGTGGAAACCGACGACGCCGTTTTGATTGCTGATCGTTCCAAGGCCCAAGAGATCAAGACCGTGGTGAAGCAGCTGGAGGCCGAGGGCAGCCCGGAGGGCAAGGCCCACCGCAAGATCTATCGCCCCTGGGGCCACTACACGGGCGTCACCGAAGGGACCCGTTGGCAGGTGAAACGGATCTCAGTGAAACCCGGCGCCAGCCTCTCGCTGCAGATGCACCACCACCGAGCCGAGCACTGGGTTGTGGTCAAAGGCACGGCCCTGGTGGAGCGCGACGGCACCGAACAGCTGGTGGGAGAAAACCAGAGCACCTACATCCCCATGGGCTGCAAACACCGCCTGTCCAACCCTGGTCGGATCCCGGTGGAGCTGATTGAGGTGCAAAGCGGGGAGTATCTCGGTGAAGACGACATCGTGCGCTTCCAGGACCGCTATGGCCGTAGCGATCTCAGCATCGCTACCAGCTGAGGCTTATTCCACCGTGACGCTCTTGGCCAAATTGCGGGGTTGATCCACATCCAGGCCGCGATGGGCGGCGATGTGATAACTCAGCAACTGCATCGGCACCACCGTGAGCAAAGGGCTGAGCCACTCGCTTACCGAAGGCACCGGCAGCAGTTC from Synechococcus sp. UW69 carries:
- the rnc gene encoding ribonuclease III — translated: MDSSRAAELAGLIQRLHAEIPIEAELLVQVDQALTHVSTGRARNLERLEFLGDAVLRLAATEFIDRNHPHLAVGACSNLRAQLVSDRWLAEVGATLSIETHLLLGRHAEGDRSAQARLRADATEALIGALYTALGDLQAIHRWLTPHWRVTAEAVLATPHQYNGKTALQEWSQGLGLGLPHYITEECSLQHGDPERFLCRVSVSNKELAEAKGRSRKEAEQNAAVAALQSLEGRDAPQASQ
- a CDS encoding ion transporter; translated protein: MNADRSLRQRLRATVLEASTPAGKAYNAVIFGAILLSVLALLLEPDPLGNSALRQTNVLWIDLVQNVCLAVFAADFVLHLALVEKPRRYLFSFTGLIDASAVLFFFVPQVRSELLLWVFKFGRILRVFKLLKFIDEARVLGQALRGSARTIGVFLFFVFLLQVVLGYSIFVIESARPDSQFQTVASGVYWAIVTMTTVGYGDVVPQTELGRLLASAVMMLGFGIIAIPTGILTVSGVRHHQQRGVDLTCGNCGRQGHRKDARHCDACGASLPSRL
- the rimM gene encoding ribosome maturation factor RimM (Essential for efficient processing of 16S rRNA) translates to MAESDDWLSVGKIVGVQGLQGELRVNPASDFPERFTAPGPRWLRSRQGGEPKEIQLKKGRQLPGKSLFVVRLEGIDNRSAAQALVGQELLVAGDDRPELAEGEFHLLDLVGLEARLTADGPAIGTVTDLISGGNDLLEIKTADGRKLLIPFVEAIVPEVQLEDGWLLITPPPGLLEL
- a CDS encoding glycogen/starch/alpha-glucan phosphorylase; translation: MTTSQPFDLRLPTPGCHNDPERAGLDAKSVFDGMTEHLFFTLGKLAPTASRHDLYMALSYAVRDRLMMRYLATTEAMRARPQKSVAYLSAEFLIGPQLHSNLLNLGIQKEAEEALKNFGIESLQQILDVEEEPGLGNGGLGRLAACYMESLASLKIPATGYGIRYEFGIFDQLIRDGWQVEITDKWLKGGWPWELPQPDEACFVGFGGRTESYIDDKGNYRSRWIPAEHAIGIPHDVPVLGYRVNICDRLRLWRADATESFDFYAFNIGDYYGAVEEKVGSETLSKVLYPNDGTDEGRRLRLKQQHFFVSCSLQDMLRSLDNRGLAVEDFAKYWTVQLNDTHPAIAVAELMRLLIDDRHLEWDKAWDITSRSVAYTNHTLLPEALEKWDLNLFSSLLPRHLELIYEINRRFLQQVRLRYPGNDAIQRKLSIIDEEGSKAVRMAHLATIGAHHVNGVAALHSDLVKTDLLPEFAALWPEKFTNVTNGVTPRRWVALANPEMSALLDEHVGPDWVSNMENLRKLEERQNDHGFLELWGNTKLSVKRKLATYIHRNTGVLVDPASLFDVQVKRIHEYKRQHLNALQVITQYLRIKNGQTDGMAPRTVIFGGKAAPGYYMAKLIIRFINGIADTINADPDMDGLLRVVFLPDYNVKLGEQVYPASDLSEQISTAGKEASGTGNMKFAMNGALTIGTLDGANVEIRDLVGAENFFLFGKTVEEITALKQSGYRPSDVVAALPELQEALRLIEMGHFSNGDGELFRPLLDNLTGNDPFYVMADYADYLRAQEAVSHAWSDRMHWNRMSLLNTARTGFFSSDRSISEYCNNIWAVDPLNVEITCDVR
- a CDS encoding mannose-1-phosphate guanylyltransferase/mannose-6-phosphate isomerase; the encoded protein is MAATPLIPVILCGGTGTRLWPLSRASYPKQYWPLSGDGEATLLQQTQQRLNGLEALAAPLLLCNEDHRFIVAEQMRQIGVEPNAILLEPMGRNTAPAVTVAALQATANGDDPLLLVLAADHLIRDAAQFRRAIDAGRKPAEEGRLVTFGIVPTAPETGYGYIEASEPFSLNGPEHVPIKRFVEKPDQATAEQFLATGRFTWNSGMFLFRASAMLAELERLAPEVVSCCRAALEQDTADLEFHRLEREAFAKCPNVAIDVAVMEKTELGSVLPLDAGWSDVGSWSALWETSEQRDSQGNVLQGHVISEGSRNCYLRSEHRLVVGLGIENLVVVETDDAVLIADRSKAQEIKTVVKQLEAEGSPEGKAHRKIYRPWGHYTGVTEGTRWQVKRISVKPGASLSLQMHHHRAEHWVVVKGTALVERDGTEQLVGENQSTYIPMGCKHRLSNPGRIPVELIEVQSGEYLGEDDIVRFQDRYGRSDLSIATS
- a CDS encoding NAD(P)H dehydrogenase subunit NdhS, with the translated sequence MASAPAPILPGSTVTVADATSIYNGYTGFVQRISGDRAAVLFEGGNWDKLVTLRLKDLQPA